From the genome of Pseudomonas sp. PDM14:
GGTCACCGCGCAGGTCACCGCCAGCGGCGGTTACTCGCTGCTGCGCGAGCGTATCCAGCTGCTGTCCAACTACTACAACCCGAAGAAGGATGCCGGCAGCCTCGACAATATCCTCTACTACTTCGCCAGCGAGCTGCTGCCGCCGTCGCGTGACAATGGCCGTGCGCTGCTGGTCCACGAAACCATCGACCAGGTCGCCGCGCCGCGTTCGGCGTGGATCTACAACCCCGGCCAGCGCCGCGTGCGCCGCGCGCCGACCCTGGCCTACGACACACCGATCGACGGCATCTACGCCGACGACACCGATATGTACAACGGCGCCACCGACCGTTACGACTGGAAACTGGTCGGCAAGCAGACGCTGCTGGTGCCGTACCACAACTACGCCATGGAAAAGCAGGGCCGCGAAGTTGGCGAACTGGTCAAGCCAGGCCACCTCAACAGCGACCTGACGCGCTGGGAAATGCACCGCGTGTGGGTGGTCGAGGCCACGTTGCGCGAGGGTCAGCGCCATGTGCACGGCAAGCGCCGCTTCTATCTGGATGAGGACAGCTGGTACGCCCTGATCGTGGAAAACTACGACACCCGCGGCGAGCTGTGGCACGTCAACCTGGCCTTCACCAAGAACGCCTACGACGTGCCGGTGATCACCCCGGTGAACATCGTCTTCCATGACCTGATCGCCCACAGCTACACGGTGATCGGTCTGCGCAACAAGGAAAAGGCGCCGCGCCAGTTCCAGCTCACGCCGCCGCCGGACAGCTACTGGAAGCCTGCCAGCCTGCGCCGCAAGGGCACCCAGTAAGGCCGTGGCTGACGCCGTCGCCGCCCGCAGCGGGCGCGGCGGCGGGCGCGGCGGCGGGCGCGGCGGCGGGGCAAATGCGATTGCGGGGTGACGGACCCGGGCAAAACCCGCAAAATACCGCCAGTCCGGCTGCCAGCCAGCCTGTTCTTTCGCGACTGGAGTGACCCGTACCACCATGCGCATGCGCCTGATGCTGCTGGGCGGTGGCAATGCCCTGGGGCAGGCGCTGATCCGCCAGGGAGCCGAACACGACATCGGCTTTCTCGCCCCCCGCCCGCCCGAAGGTGGCTGGGATGTGGCCAGCCTCACCCAACTGCTCGATGACACCCGCCCCGAGGCGTTGATCAACCTCGCCTATTACTTCGACTGGTTCCAGGCGGAGAGCGTCGACGAGACGCGCTTCGCCCAGCAGGAGCGCGCGCTCGAGCGCCTGGCCGAACTCTGCCAGCACCACAACATCGTGCTGTTGCAGCCTTCCAGCTACCGCGTGTTCGATGGTTCGCGCGCCACCGCCTACAGCGAGAAGGACGAGCCGGTGCCGCTCGGCCTGCGCGGCCAGGCCCTGCGCCGTATCGAGCAGAGCGTGCGCGCGACCTGCCCACGGCATGTGCTGCTGCGCTTCGGTTGGCTGCTCGACGACAGCCCCGACGGCCTGCTCGGGCGCTTCCTGCGCCGGGCCGAGCTGGAGCAGGAGCTATCCATGGCCGACGACCGCCGCGGCAATCCGACCCTGGTCGACGATGCCGCGCGGGTAATCATCGCCGTGCTGCAGCAGCTCGATTGCCAGATCCCGCTGTGGGGCACCTACCATTACGGCGGCCACGAGGCGACCACGCCGCTGTCGCTGGGCCAGGCGATCATCAGCGAGGCGCGCCAGCTGCACAAACTGCAGGTGCTCGAGCTGCACGCGCAGGCCCATGCCGCCCGCCCGGACGCCGCCGACGAGCCGCAGCACGCGGTGCTGGCCTGCAAGAAGATCCTGCACACCTTCGGCATCAAGCCACGCGCCTGGCGCTCCGGCCTGCCGAGCCTTCTCGACCGTTTCTACCGCCATAGCTGAGGGCGCCATGTCTGATTCCCCGATCCTGATCACCGGCGGCGCCGGCTTCATCGGTTCGCACCTGGCCGATGCGCTGCTCGCTGCCGGTCATCGCGTGCGGGTGCTGGACAACCTTTCCACCGGTCGGCGCAGCAACCTGGCGCTGGCCGATGCGCGCCTGGAGCTGGTCGAGGGCGATGTCGCCGACGCCGCGCTGGTGCGCCGCGCCGTGGCCGGTTGTCGGGCCGTGGTGCACCTGGCGGCAGTGGCCTCGGTACAGGCCTCGGTGGACGATCCGGTGAGCACCCATCAGAGCAATTTCATCGGCACCCTCAACGTCTGCGAGGCGATGCGCGAGGCGGGCGTGCGTCGGGTGGTGTATGCCTCCAGCGCCGCGGTGTACGGCAACAACGGCGAGGGCGTGGCGGTCAGCGAGGACACGCCAAAGGCGCCGCTGACGCCCTACGCGGTGGACAAGCTGGCCAGCGAGCAGTACCTGGATTTCTACCGCCGCGCGCATGGCCTGGAGCCGGCGATCTTCCGCTTCTTCAATATCTACGGGCCGCGCCAGGATCCGTCTTCGCCGTACTCCGGGGTGATCAGCATCTTCGCCGAGCGCGCCCTGTCCGGCACGCCGATCGGCGTGTTCGGCGATGGCGAGCAGACCCGCGACTTTTTCTATATTGCCGATCTGGTGCCGCTGCTGCTGCAGGCGCTGAACCAGGCGCAGGTGCAACCGGGCGCAGTGAACGTCGGCCACAACCAGGCGATCAGCCTCAACCAGTTGCTCGCCGCGGTGCAGGCGGTACTCGGCAGCCTGCCGGCGATCAGCCACGGCGTGGCGCGGGCCGGTGACATCCGCCATTCGCGTGCGGACAACCGCCTGCTGCGCGAGCGCTTCACGCTGGCGGCCGCGACGCCGCTGGAAGTCGGCCTGGCCGGTTTGCTCGGCCGCTGAGGTCTGGCGTCGGCCGCTGCTGGCTTGAAGTGTTTGCTGCGAGTGGCGCACCTGAGGTGAAGTGATCGGCCAAGAAAAAGCCCCGCAATGCGGGGCTTTTTTGTTCGCCTGTCACCCTCGGGAGGGAGGAGAGGGTGAGGGGCGTCCAGCGGTGTTCGGCTTAGAACTTGTAGCCCAGGCCGACCATGTACACGAACGGATCGACGTCGACGTCGACCTTGACCTTGTCACCGCCGAAGTTGGTGGTGCCTTCGGTATCGATGTCGATGTAGCGAACCTGGGCGTTGACCATGATGTTGTCGGTCAGCATGTAGTCCATGCCCACCTGGGCGGCGAGGCCCCAGGAGTCCTTCATGTCCAGGCCGCTGAAGCCCTTGTCTTCAGCCGCGCTGCTGAGCTTGGTGTCGAAGAACCAGGTGTAGTTGATGCCGGCGCCGACATAGGGCTGGAAGGCGGACTTGGCGTCCAGCGGGTAGTAAACGACGCTCAGGGTCGGCGGCAGGTGCTTCAGCTCACCCAGTTTGCCGTTGAGGCCGGCGAAGGCGCCCGGCATGCCGGCAACGCCGACGTCATGGCTGAACGGGGTGGCGGCGAGCAGTTCGATGCCGACGTGGTTGGTGACCATGTAGGCGAAGTTCAGGCCCAGCTGGGTGTCGCTGTCCAGCGTGGCTTTGGTGCCGGCGACGTCGGTGGCGAGGGCGCCGACCCAGATGTCGCTGCTGTCTTCGTGCGGATCAACGGTGACAGCACCGGCACGGACGATGATGTCGCCGGCTTCGAAGGCGTGGGCCATGGGCGAAGCGATCGCCAGGGCGAGGAGGGAAGCGGTCAGCAGGGACTTGCGCATGAGGTGCTCCAATCAGGTTAGGACTTTTTGTTGGCTGAGGTAATTGTCAGCCGACCTGATGGGGGCACTTCTTGACCTGGCTCAATAGCCGGTGGGGTTAATGGCGGGTGCGGCAATCTGGCACAGGCCGCAGGGTTTGTGGCGTTTACACGCTGTCGGCATCGCAGGCCCATGCAGGGTGCGCCCTGCGCACCAGCGCCAGTCCGCGCGGCTCGCTGGGGCACCCGCTACAGGCGCTTACATCTCGTACGGGTAGATCTTCTCGGCGTCCATCTGGTAGCCGGCCTCGGCCAGTTCGCTGCTGACCTGGCCGACCTTGAGCGGTCCTTCGATCCAGAACGGCTGGTACAGCGCATCCATCAGCACGCCCAGTTCGCTGGTGACGTGGACGATCTGGTTCGACGGCGGTGGCGGCACGTGGATGCAGGCGCCGAAGTACGGCACCAGGAGGAACTCGGTGACGCGGCCTTCCTCGGTCACGTCCAGCGGCACGATGTAGCCGGGCAGCTTGACCTGCTTGCCGTCCAGCGCCTTGACCACCGGCGCCGCCGGCGATTGCTGCGCCGCGGCCGGGCCGCCTTCTGCGGCAAGGGCATCGGCCAGTTGCGAGAGGTCGTGCACCGGCGCCTGCTGTTGCGGTTGCGGCGGTGCGTCCGCCGGGATCATCTCGCTCCAGGTCAGCGTCTGCGGCTCGGCGGCCAGCAGCGGCGCGGTCGACAACGAAGTGATGCCGGACACCAGCACCGCGAACAACAGACCACGCATGACTACCTCACAGGCGAATCGACAGGCCATCGGCCAGGGACTGCCGATAGGCGCGCCAGGCCGGCACGCTGCCCATCAGCAAAGCGGCGCCCAGAATAGCGCCGAGCAGCGTCCACTCATAGCGGCTCGGCAACGCCAGCGGCAGGTACAAGCCGTAGTTGGCCTGCACGTAACCCTGGCTGATGGCGATGGCCAGGTACAGCAGGGCCAGTCCCAGCAGCGCGCCGGCCAGGGCCAGGGCGAAGGCTTCCAGCACCAGCAGGCTGGCGACGTGCCAGGGCCGCGCGCCGACCGAACGGAGGATGGCCATCTCGCGGCGGCGTTCGTTGAGGCTGGTGAGGATCGCCGTGAGCATGCCGATCAAGCCGGTCAGCACGACGAACAGCGAGACCACGAACAGCGCTTTCTCTGCCGTGCCCATCAGGCTCCACAGCTCCTGCAGGGCGACGCCGGGCAGCACCGCGAGCAGCGGCTCGCCACGGAATTCGTTGACCTCGCGCTGCACGGCAAAGGTGGCGATTTTGCTCTTCAGGCCCAGCAGCACGGCGGTGATCGCCTTGGGTTGCAAGTGCAGCTCGCGCGCCTGCTCGGCCGAGACCTTGCCCGCGCCGCGTGCCGGCACGCCGTTCTGCCAGTCGACGTGCAGCGCTTCCATGCCTTCCAGGGAGATGTGCAGGGTGCGGTCAACCGGCGTACCTGTGCGGGCGAGGATGCCGCTGACCACGAAGGGCTTGTCGTCGTGCTGCTGCAGGCTGACGGCGGCCACGCCGTGGGCGAGGACGATCTTGTCGCCGAGTTTGTAGTTCAGCGCCTCAGCCACTTCGGCACCCAGCACCACCTCGAACAGATCGGCGAAGGGCTTGCCCTGGGCCAGTTGCAGGGCTTGCCCGCGGCCGTAGTGGTAGTGCGCGAAATAGTTGTCGTTGGTGCCCATCACCCGGTAGCCGCGGTGCGAGTCGCCGAGGGAAATCGGGATCGCCCATTTCACCTGGCGATGCCTGGCCAGGGTTTCGAAGCTGTCCCAGCGGATGTTGTTGGTGGCGTTGCCGATGCGAAACACCGAGTACAGCAGCAGGTTCACCGAGCCGGAGCGCGCGCCGACGATCAGGTCGGTGCCGCTGATGGTGCTGGCGAAACTGGCGCGCGCCTCGGTACGCACGCGTTCGACGGCGAGCAGCAGGCACACCGACAGGGCGATGGCGAATACCGTGAGCAGGGCAGTGAAGCGGCGGTTGGCGAGGCTCGCCAGGGCGATGCGGATCAGGTGCATGTCAGGCTTCCTGCGGGCGCGCGGCGCGGTTCAGGTCGAGCAGCGACAGGCTGCGGTCGAACAGCGGCGCCAGGCTCTGGTCGTGGCTGACGAACAGCAGGCTGGCACCGGCCTCGCGGCATTCGGCGAACAGCAGCTGGAGGAAGGCCTCGCGAGCGTCGTGGTCAAGGGCCGAGGTCGGCTCGTCGGCGATCACCAGTTCCGGCTGGCCGATCAGCGCGCGGGCGGCGGCCACGCGTTGCTGTTGGCCGATCGACAGCGAATCGGCACGGCGCTCCAGCAGGCTGGCGGGCAGACCGAGGTGGGCGAGCAGCGCGGCGGCGGCCTGGTCGACACTGCCATGGCGCTGGCTGGCGCGTTGGGCGCGGCTTTTCGAGAAGCGACAGGGCAGCTCGACGTTCTCGCGCACCGAGAGAAACGGCAGCAGGTTGAACTGCTGGAAAATGTAGCCGGTGTGGTCGACCCGAAAGCGATCACGCGCCCCGGCCGACAGCGTCGCCAAGTCCTGACCGAGCAGGCGTACCTGGCCGCGGCCGGGTTTCTGCACGCCGCCGAGCAGGCCGAGCAGGGTGGTCTTGCCGCTGCCGCTGGGGCCCTTGAGGAACAGGCTTTCACCCTGTTGCAGGGTAAAGGCGGGGATGTCCAGCAGCTCGGCCTGGCTGGGCCAGGCGAAGCCGAGGTCGGAGAGTTCGATCAGTGCGTTGGGCATGGCGGACCGGGATTCGGGGAAGGTCGACAGGATAAGGCGTTTGCGCGCGGGTCGGGAGCGTGTGGTGGGCCGCTGCGCGAGGCAGCGGCCCGTGGGGATCAGAACGTCAGGGTCGGTTGCGCCTTGCTCAGCTCGGCGCCTTGCTGGCCGCTGCGGCCAATCAGTTGCACGGCGACCTTTTCGGTGGCCGGGAACTGGCGCAGCAGGGTGGTCAGGTCCAGCGTTTCGAGGGCGTCCGGGTTGCTGCAGGTCAGGCGGTAGGCGGCATCGATGTCGCTGTGTTCGTGGTCATGCGCGGCATGCTCCGCGTGGTCGTCCTCGTCGTGCGCATGGGCGTTGCCGAACAGCGGGCTTTGCAGCTCGACCTCGGTGACGCTGCAGCCGGCGGCGGCGGGCAGGGCGAACAGTTGCAGGGGCTTTTCCAGGCGGGCACGGGCGGCGGCGACGCTGGCCTTGTCCGATTCGCTGCTGGCGGCGTGTTCGAAGCCGACAATGTTCATCGCCGGGCTTTCCAGCTGGATTTCCAGGGTCTGGCCGTCCAGCGCTACGTTCAGTGACGCCACGCCGTGCTCGTGGGCACCGAGGCTGCCGTGTTCCTCGCCGTGGTCGTGGGCATGCTCGTGCGCATGGTCATGATCGTGGGATTGCGCCTGGGCAACGGCCAGTGGCAGCAGGGCGAACGGCAGGGCGAGCAGGATACGGCGCATGGATGGGGCTCCAGTGGATAATTTGATGGTTATGTTATAACGCTTTTTTGATCAGGAAAGCCAGCCCTGTTTGGCGTCACGCCGGTGCCGTGGCAGCATGGCCGCTCGCGTAACGAGGACGGAACATGCTGCGAATCAAAGGCACGATCGGCGCCTGGCCGGTGGATCTGACCCTGGAGCTGGATGCCCAGGACTGGGCGCAGCTGGCCGCGCACCTGCCCGTGGCGCAGGCCGAAGCCGAGGTCGCGCCCGCGCCACGCAGTCCGGCGGCGCCAGCGGTGAATCCTGCGCAGGATGCGCTGTGGCAGGCGG
Proteins encoded in this window:
- a CDS encoding DUF1329 domain-containing protein, whose amino-acid sequence is MTRNALRVRSVLLSLGLLLPLAAEAKVSAEQAAQLNGNLTPFGAERQGDAAKGVPEWTGGLTQAPAGYAGPGSFHVDPFADEKPLRVIDAQNLQADAGNLSEGVKALLKAYPQTFKVPVYPSHRSFAAPQDIYQNTFTNAQKADLDGAGYGLVNAYAGIPFPIPADGRQAIWNHIARWQGRYIDEVAVTAQVTASGGYSLLRERIQLLSNYYNPKKDAGSLDNILYYFASELLPPSRDNGRALLVHETIDQVAAPRSAWIYNPGQRRVRRAPTLAYDTPIDGIYADDTDMYNGATDRYDWKLVGKQTLLVPYHNYAMEKQGREVGELVKPGHLNSDLTRWEMHRVWVVEATLREGQRHVHGKRRFYLDEDSWYALIVENYDTRGELWHVNLAFTKNAYDVPVITPVNIVFHDLIAHSYTVIGLRNKEKAPRQFQLTPPPDSYWKPASLRRKGTQ
- a CDS encoding sugar nucleotide-binding protein codes for the protein MRMRLMLLGGGNALGQALIRQGAEHDIGFLAPRPPEGGWDVASLTQLLDDTRPEALINLAYYFDWFQAESVDETRFAQQERALERLAELCQHHNIVLLQPSSYRVFDGSRATAYSEKDEPVPLGLRGQALRRIEQSVRATCPRHVLLRFGWLLDDSPDGLLGRFLRRAELEQELSMADDRRGNPTLVDDAARVIIAVLQQLDCQIPLWGTYHYGGHEATTPLSLGQAIISEARQLHKLQVLELHAQAHAARPDAADEPQHAVLACKKILHTFGIKPRAWRSGLPSLLDRFYRHS
- a CDS encoding NAD-dependent epimerase/dehydratase family protein; the protein is MSDSPILITGGAGFIGSHLADALLAAGHRVRVLDNLSTGRRSNLALADARLELVEGDVADAALVRRAVAGCRAVVHLAAVASVQASVDDPVSTHQSNFIGTLNVCEAMREAGVRRVVYASSAAVYGNNGEGVAVSEDTPKAPLTPYAVDKLASEQYLDFYRRAHGLEPAIFRFFNIYGPRQDPSSPYSGVISIFAERALSGTPIGVFGDGEQTRDFFYIADLVPLLLQALNQAQVQPGAVNVGHNQAISLNQLLAAVQAVLGSLPAISHGVARAGDIRHSRADNRLLRERFTLAAATPLEVGLAGLLGR
- a CDS encoding OmpW/AlkL family protein; the encoded protein is MRKSLLTASLLALAIASPMAHAFEAGDIIVRAGAVTVDPHEDSSDIWVGALATDVAGTKATLDSDTQLGLNFAYMVTNHVGIELLAATPFSHDVGVAGMPGAFAGLNGKLGELKHLPPTLSVVYYPLDAKSAFQPYVGAGINYTWFFDTKLSSAAEDKGFSGLDMKDSWGLAAQVGMDYMLTDNIMVNAQVRYIDIDTEGTTNFGGDKVKVDVDVDPFVYMVGLGYKF
- a CDS encoding DUF3299 domain-containing protein, producing MRGLLFAVLVSGITSLSTAPLLAAEPQTLTWSEMIPADAPPQPQQQAPVHDLSQLADALAAEGGPAAAQQSPAAPVVKALDGKQVKLPGYIVPLDVTEEGRVTEFLLVPYFGACIHVPPPPSNQIVHVTSELGVLMDALYQPFWIEGPLKVGQVSSELAEAGYQMDAEKIYPYEM
- a CDS encoding ABC transporter permease, with protein sequence MHLIRIALASLANRRFTALLTVFAIALSVCLLLAVERVRTEARASFASTISGTDLIVGARSGSVNLLLYSVFRIGNATNNIRWDSFETLARHRQVKWAIPISLGDSHRGYRVMGTNDNYFAHYHYGRGQALQLAQGKPFADLFEVVLGAEVAEALNYKLGDKIVLAHGVAAVSLQQHDDKPFVVSGILARTGTPVDRTLHISLEGMEALHVDWQNGVPARGAGKVSAEQARELHLQPKAITAVLLGLKSKIATFAVQREVNEFRGEPLLAVLPGVALQELWSLMGTAEKALFVVSLFVVLTGLIGMLTAILTSLNERRREMAILRSVGARPWHVASLLVLEAFALALAGALLGLALLYLAIAISQGYVQANYGLYLPLALPSRYEWTLLGAILGAALLMGSVPAWRAYRQSLADGLSIRL
- a CDS encoding ABC transporter ATP-binding protein, which translates into the protein MPNALIELSDLGFAWPSQAELLDIPAFTLQQGESLFLKGPSGSGKTTLLGLLGGVQKPGRGQVRLLGQDLATLSAGARDRFRVDHTGYIFQQFNLLPFLSVRENVELPCRFSKSRAQRASQRHGSVDQAAAALLAHLGLPASLLERRADSLSIGQQQRVAAARALIGQPELVIADEPTSALDHDAREAFLQLLFAECREAGASLLFVSHDQSLAPLFDRSLSLLDLNRAARPQEA
- a CDS encoding DUF2796 domain-containing protein; the protein is MRRILLALPFALLPLAVAQAQSHDHDHAHEHAHDHGEEHGSLGAHEHGVASLNVALDGQTLEIQLESPAMNIVGFEHAASSESDKASVAAARARLEKPLQLFALPAAAGCSVTEVELQSPLFGNAHAHDEDDHAEHAAHDHEHSDIDAAYRLTCSNPDALETLDLTTLLRQFPATEKVAVQLIGRSGQQGAELSKAQPTLTF